In Larimichthys crocea isolate SSNF chromosome XXII, L_crocea_2.0, whole genome shotgun sequence, the genomic stretch TCCAGGAAGTATTCATAGTGACAGTAGTGTTACGAGATAAAAGTGATGAGCAAGCTGTTTGGAGTTGGATTTTGTCCGTCTGATGGAGCTTACAGTTTCAACATGcttccagcctttatgctaagcttaACACGTCCTGGATTTGTCAGTACTCtggacacacagagatgaaacaTCCACCTGATCTGAAGCCATTTTTCTATGTCTCTTGACATTAAATGTTCCAGTTTCTGAAGCTGAAAtcttaaaacactgaaaagagaATCTCCTGCAGGGAAACACTGTGAACAAAAAGATCAaaactttctttgtctttctgtgtttccCTTCATCAGGAGGTTTTTCAACCAGCCGGAGGGTTGCGGGTGACGCTGTCCGTTCGTTAGTGGGAATCCCTCGTTAATACTAATTGAATTAATTAGAGGAGGCGATTAATTGGGCCAAGTGGCtgcggggagagagaggtggtcGAGAGACAGCGGCAGTCACTGGAGACTTTCAGCCTGCCAgtgttattaattattgatcAATCAGCAACTTCTGCAAAACATTTACCTTCATCTTCACCTGGAATGATAAAAACATGCAGGGACGcatgaaatatgaaagtaaatatgaaaatatgctGATCAGATTAAACTTCCTtttctccagaggatgaatgaaTAGATTTTATTaacttaatttaaactttggTGCCACGAACAGATAAATCATCTGTAATGAACTCTGCAGCCTGTAAGGGGAGCTGatacactgtgtgcatgttttttatGCGTTTGACGAAAATGAGAATTTACGTACGTGAACTCCAACTCAAAGAGATTTCACACACATACGTAACCACAACTCAAGGACAGTGTATGTAATTTGTGTAAATCCAGTATATCgcagttttacatttaaatataagtACATATAAGTGTATATATCAAAAATCCCATTCTAAAGTATGCTGCATATAATGcaaatgtttgtaaaaatgtaCTGACTGAAAAAATTGtgcatatatattataaatgtatatacttcactaaacacacaatatacaatgagtatactgtatatactcaTATATGAATACATCACACATTTGCGTACATTGCTTATTacaaaaatcttttaaaaagtgGTAATTAATTAAGTATGTTGTGGGCAACGTAGATCTAATACGTATAtattaaatctgtttattaGTACGTGAATAATATTTGTATAATACATTTGCACATAAATTCTATAacttattttattatgtgttgCAAATATACTTAGAGAGcttgtattaaaaatgtatgtatgatgtaaaACTAAAGGAGTTATGATAAATtcaaatattgtattttaaattaaatagaaatctgttttctttattatttgttattgttatattgataatttcaaatcaattaaaataaaaatgtttattattttcctgcTGAGAatgattatttaatttatttaaatgtatatgtGAGATCAGGTGACCTCACCTGCGTCAGGTGTCTTAGTGGACTCTGATGTGTTTCCTCCCTGCAGGTCTGACGGCGGCGGCGATGGCCGAGGCTCTGAAGCTGCAaaagatgaggatgatgatgggtTTCCATGGCAACTGCGACCAGCAGCGACATCACAATGGAGCCGAGTCAGAGAACGACGACACAGGTacgtcatgacatcatcatcatcatcatcatcatcatcatcatcatcatcatcatcaatctcACCTGAGTAGCATCATGAAATGAATCTGTCTCCTCGTCTCCACATgtaggaggcagtgaaggaTCCTGGGAGAAGGAGCAgcgcctcctctctcctcctccctcctcagtTGTGGTGCCTCCTCCTGGTTCTGCTTCTCTCCACCTCAACACTTTGCAGCAACACAGCACGCTATTGGCCAACCGTGAGTCACAGCTGTCCCCTGATTGGATGACTTCTTTTTGTTAGCCTAGCATCGTAGTGCCTCAGTATTTCACATTATGCTTCTGCCTCTGTGACTCCGCCTCCTCAGGTCTGTCAGACCTTCCATTTATGGTCATGccacaccccctcctccctgttGGCCTGCCCCCTGCcagtgttgccatggcaatGAACCAGATGAGTCAGCTGAGCAGTTTGGCAAACGTGGCTGCTGTGTCACACTTTCAGAGAGAAGAGATCAAGGTGACTGCAAGCTAACAGAGCGAATGGTCGAGGGGCTGTTGCTAACAGCGTTTATAATgacagcatgaatattcatgGTGCTAAGGCTAACACAGCCAATGTTAACATTATGAATACTAACAAAGCTATCAATTGTGCTAGCGGCACTAATCCtaactagggatgtaacgatacacttaACTCACGACTCGATGCGGTTCACGATCTTTTGTTCACGATCCGATTTtctcaggatttttttttattttttatcaaaatgagctacagacaaattatgaccgaataaaattatctttttatttgtaggaagaAAATCtcaggtgctttctttacagaaactctcaaacagtttgtgttctcttataaaaagtgcaacttacatcttaaacaacaaaacacatgacaaatatctcctttctttagaaacgaTCTCACAAGTAAACTGGTATTAACTGGTGTAGTGTGCAGatttcgctcacgaggtggcgtaacgttactttgcttctcactgtggtggcggctaATATGTTggcagtctcttgcaatatttacatgctgatttggttttgtctgtctatttctcacggttgtatttgtgtatatagggaatccaaaatgctgccacacaggtgatttaaaactgctcggtgcatcctctatttcaaagctattttctaccgtcgccatgttTTCCCTCGTTTGCcacgtgacttgacgtctgacgttAAACAAAttaatcaccaaccagtgactttttttaagataacgtaacctatttctaattaaaaaaagaagaaaaagaacatatgcTACTTATCTCGCATTCGCGAAGAATCGCgactcatttttttctgtcaaccggtgcgaaTCGTCGCGCATTGGTACCGGTTcttaatcgtgtcacgatgcatcgttacatccctaatctTAACTGtgctaatgctaagctaataCTAGCAGTGCTAATGACAACAGAtctaatgctaatgttgctaaTTCTTCTAACAAACTTATgctggtgagaaaaaaaagaataaaaactgcTAATAAGTGCTAATAATGCTATCAGTGCTAACGCTAACACAGATTGCTCCGTGTTTAGGAGTCTCCTCTGGGAAGCCCCTCCCCCTGCCCCTCCCCCAGTGATGATGAGCTCCACCCCCAAGAGCCAACCAGCCAATCACCTTCCAGGGCATCTTCATCATCCTTCTCATCACCGCCTCCTGCAGCGCACACACCGGAGCTAGGTCAGcacatacgcacgcacacaaaaagGGAACTGGaagtgatgctgctgctgctgctgctgctgctgctgctgctgctgctgctgcgttctgTGGAGAAAGTGAAATAACTTGTATTTTAATGAACTCCACAGATTGTGAGATCGCAGAgcaagaaaacaacatgaaaaaggTGTTGAAAGAAAAAGGTGAGTGGATTGTATGCCACATGTTTTTCAGAACAGCGCTtcggaaacctacgggtgacgtcatttcaggctctgtccattctttgtactgtcaacttcaacttcaagttgatttatttatatagcacatttcatACACAATTGTAGcccacagagcagagtaaaaacagaaatagacaaaaactgttcttaaggtaagagagcagttgcatgaaaaactagatTCGAAGAGATTcgaagaaaagtaaaaagcataaaactacaacaatgaaacaaataagaagaaaaattaagacctatacggtaaaaagcataatttaagaacagttgcagtaaaagtagataaaacctgtacagtgaataagcaccagagataaaagtaacgAGGAATGATCAGGacctaaaaactcagcagtgtttCTTCTTTGTACTGTCACTGGTCAAAGGTCAATGACTATGTGGTCGTTCCATTAAGTCTTGGTGAAGGAGCTCCCTGCTGATGACTACTTGGGGGTGAGTTAGATCAGGTGGGAGACAAATGGACAACCCAAACgtgtactgtacattttaaCACCTACCAGCAAGAGGAGTTTCGTGAAGGCATGGAGTCCATGTGGACCGTTTTTGGAGGCAGCTGGTCGTAGTTCAGAAGTTTATTTCTGCCAGTCATGGCAACATCCTGAGAACCAGCTGGTGGATCGGTGGCAGACAAAGGCCTTTCAGTCTTGCTTGGCTCAGGAAAAGGAACCGTTTGAGGAACTCCTGAACCTGACATGACCCTCTGCGCAAGCGTTTTATCAACTCTTTAAATCAAGCGACGAGATTTTTGAGATTCTAAAAAAACAGGATCTGGTGTTGGGTTGTTTATTGGCTTGACACAAAACGACACAAGAAGtaaacatagaaaataaaaaacaaattctgCGTATCAATTTTTTCAATTTCACATTTGTGTCTTTACTGTTTTCTACCTCAAGATGACAGCCTGTTGCCACTCCCCCTCCTCAAACCGGCCTATGAGAAGCTGCCGCTCACCTCTCAGCCGCTGTCAATCAACCACGCGAACCCCACCTTCACTCCATTTCTGTTGGCTGAGGGTCTGTCGTCCATGGAGACGCTACTGACCAACATACAGGTGACAAGAGTAAACGCAAATAAGTGGAGATAAAGCAGAGGTGATAATGTAGAGACAGGTAAATGTAATAGATAATACCGTAAAGCAATAACTAAGACATGATAATGTAGAGACAGTAACACACAGATGATAATGCACACAAGGTAATTTAAAGACAATAACACAGAGGAAATAACATAAAGACAATGTAGAGACAGTAATGTATGTCGTACAGATGCTAGTGGACTTCCAGGTGGGCCTTCAGTCCATGTGTTTGTTCTCAGGGTCTCCTGAAGGTGGCGGTGCAGAGCGCTCGAtctcaagacaaacaaaaccagatggagaggaaagagTTAAAACTGgagcttgagagagagagagacgcccGACAGACGCTCCAGAGACAGCTGAGCTCTGAACTACAGACCAGAGGTGAGACAggttacactgtaaaactacagacaCTATAGGGACAGCTGAGTTTGAGACAGAGgtttaatacaaaatacaaaattgtAGCGACATCTGGTACAGGTGAGATGTTTTAGTGAAGACGATTTGGTCAAAATGTTTCGTAAAGATGTTTCTAAGATGTTTGCCAAGAGATTAGatgatttaataatttaaaatattgtgtttaaataAGTGTTTCAGTATATAAATTTCTGTAAAGACTTTATGGTAAATGTTTCCATGTAATAACACACACTGAATCAAAATGCATTCTCTCCCTTAAATAAAATACGTTTTGTTCTATGTTTCACGTCAGTGACGATCCAGAGGAggctgaagaaggagaagaaggcaAAGAGGAAGCTGCAGGAGGCGTTAGACTTTGAgtcgaggaggagagagcaggtgGAGAGAGCTCTCAAACACTCCGACTCCCTCACAGGTGACCAGATAcaacactcctcctcctcttcttatATTAGCACAAAGCTAACAATGTTTCCacgtgtttctgttgtttttcagacGCAGTGAATCCTGAGAGCGAACTGGAgaacaaacagcaggaaaacTCTGCAACTCAAGGTGACAACACCAGTCACACTGTTAAAACAACTCCACCTATAGTCCTGTTCACAGGATCACCattggacacacagacacaagagtttctgtcactttaaataatgtgttcatttattctgtgtgtgtgtgtgtgtgtgtgtgtgtgtttgttgactgtgaaattgaatttaaaaaaaacaatcacaaactATACAGCagaactaaacacacacactagagtGACATCCACATGATAATGTCTctgacgtacgattcagcgctcaatgcggcgtctatgtatatatgtctatggcagtgacgtgtcttttgttttatttaggggatgcttttattttgaaaactatgacattgacaggaaacatgggggTAGCCGATGAGGTCATCAGACAAACTGACCTAATGACGCTGTGgttctgtggtgtgtgtggcaTCTATTGAACCACCATGATGCAGCTCAATATGTCATCAGACAGGTGTTCCTGATCCGTCTCTGATGATGCCGGTCTATCGGGTCCATTGAATTGAGTTTAACTTTCTCGATGTAACGAAATGTTCTGTGTTCCCGCAGAGAAGCGACCGTTCATCAAAGCTCCGCTCCTCTTCTGAGCAGGAGGGATGAAgcgatgaagaggaggaagaactgGACCTCCTGaaccagaagaaaagaaaagacaaggaACAAGAAGAGGAACTAAATATTAAAAGTCCCATCAGccactgcttcctgtttttcattcaactattattattattatgattattattattattattggaaaaAGAGAAGGCTTGGATACCCTGAGGGGTCACATGACCATCTGTGGTGTCATCAGCTGAATCCCAATCCCCGCCCTGCTGGATCTGAACTggttttaacaaacaaactggactggaaaCTGCTGGAAACAGGTGCTGATAGTTCCCACCTGTAGGGGGCGGAGTCAAACCTGaatgtgtatttaatgtttctttactGCTGTAAAACTTTAATTAGCATTTGGTACTTAGACCTGATACAAGTTGTAATGCTTGTACTACCTGCAGTAGTTACTGTTCATTTGTTGGGATTCTCGATGTAATAAGTAACCTTAACGAGCTCAGACGTTTAGCAATTTTAATTCCATCCAGAAAATGTTGCTGATGTCAGGAGTGACGTCACCCTTACCTGTGTGGCATTGTGACATCACAGGGTGGGCGGGGTCATAAGGTCAGCAACATGGTTAACGAGCTGTGGTAACAAGGCAGCAGTGATGAGTTGATAAGtttgtcctgtttttattttgcagatcaGTAAACTGTACAGTGTTTCATCACCATCGTTATTCTAactaattattataattaatttttaaaatgtaaatactgaacagaagaacatgaactttgtgttttacaAACATTTCCCATACAGCAGAGACAAGATTTTCTATTAGCGTTAATCTGAACCGGcacattaatgttttgttttttaagtccAGTTACTGAACGAGTTTTAATGTTATGAACGAATAAGAAACCTGATGGCATCGTCCTGCTCCTGAGACGTGATTGGCTgatttaactttgtttgttcacaaaaaaataaatctatgttatgttatgttatacaGACGTGATACAAATAAATCTataaacacaagaagaagaaactgttgATCAATAAATCTTTAACATAAACATCTGTTCTCCTTCgtcttcttccacctcttctcCACAttcacatatatatgtgtgtgtgtacatgtatatatacacatgtatatatacacgtgtgatatgtgtgtgtgtgtatatatacataggATGGTCTGATTCTCaggacacttttcatgcagtgCAGCTCTCTGAACTCTTTATGATATTATTTTCAGACTGAGATAACAAGAAGGCAGAAACTCCTCAGACTCAgtcctgctctctgattggtccaaACACTCACtgctgagtatgtgtgtgtgtgtgtgtgtgatggatgaaGGTGTGAATTGTGTCGTGACATTAACCTGCTGTGTTTTAGCCCAGTTttcactccatcactctctctctctctctctctctctctctcacacacacacacacacacacacacacacacacacacacacacacacaccttgttcCCACGGCGACCCAGTTAAGTAAATGAGAACATTGGGTCACCTTTTGGCTTCATCgcctctctgacacacacatattgctctgttcagagtgtgtgcatgtgtaatgagtgtgtgtgtgtgtgtgtatgtgtaatgagtgtatgtgtgtgtggtgcgatctgattggtcagctcaGCCTGTCACTGTGATGAATGAGACCAACAGAGCAGGACGGCAGTGAAGTCGACCAATCACAGCGAGAGTTCAGCTCACCAGAGAACAAAAGAAATTCACTTTGATGTTGACGAACTTCAGTAATAGAGATATCTAGATctagatatatctatatattttttttattctatatatattatatatatattatatatatatatacacacatgcatatatatttatgaacAAAAATGTTACTATAGGAGAAGAAGAGCTGATGagaccttttcttcttctcatgatcgagaaaacaaacaagttattaagaacagaagaagaaaataacttCATTCCTTAATCTGAACTTTAATATCAGCTATCAACAACTTACATTAAATCTAGTTATTATAGTCACGCCGGGCCCCTGCAGAGCTGACAGGCCTGTGCTAAACTCATTTGTATGTAACAGCTGCtgcataaaataacatattttacatgttaaaatgagttcccacagaaatgtttttatgtttctgagTCATTTGTTGAAGCCATTAACGTCAGTCTGTAGGATTTAATGACATCTACAGCTCCCCTTGCCTCATCCTTTCCTTCCTAGCGTGGAGAAGCTACCTTTACCCCCAAATTACACCGCACCGCAGCTGCCTCGATATTGTGGTTGAAGTGAGGCTAATgctaagtgccaaaaactgcagttcctcaaacgtccacttgaggctggctccagaacaagtcagtctccataacgCTCCATATGAAAATGtacaacctcacagcagaaataaatgtgtttacagcctggtataaaaaaaactattttggtcTATATAGTCATATATCACGCCTGTTCAGATTATAcaggcttgtttgagcaacgaggcttcattcagcccgcctaATACACGGCTGCATGTATTAATATTTGAGGTACTGTGTGTATTTACCTTACAGCTTCATTAACCTGCgctgtttaaagttttttttttttttttaaatattaaatattcaggacaaaataaataacagaataTATCaggctgtaaataaaaacatcaaattaagaacaaaacaaactttgatgTTCGTCCGGCTGAAAAATCAACTTCCTGTCAGAGCCTCTGGTAGGCGGTGCTCTGAGGACTCATTAACATCAAGATACATCcgactgtcacacacacacacacacacacacacacacacacacagacacacacacacacacacacacacacacttactagATGTAATTATCAAAAACTCGTTAGCGGCGTTAATGCTAATTTAGAGGGTTAATAAGTCCAGTTGTCCATCAAAGTGTTGAACATGTTCCTAtcgtcaacaacaacaaacacaaacagtttgatcgCTTAATGAGGTGCTGCATCTTAATGAGCTCCTGTAACAACAGTAGCACATTTAACAAGATCAACAAACCCTAATTAGTACAAACACACTGCGACAACGTACCAACCTGTTCGCTAACCTGAACCACTGACCTAAAAACTGTTTCATGGTCCCGATTAATCAGTTCTGCATGAACTGTGTCCCCAGCAGTAGCCTAGGTCAGATACACATGGTGCTCGTTTACAAAGTACTCCTTACAAACTGTAGCATCTTGTAAATTATGTTAACTACATCTAGTGTTTAAAGGACTATGAGAAGCCCCAATGAAACCTCTTATTGTTGGTGTTTATTGATCAGTCATATTTCAAATAGCTCAGAAAACAATCACAAACTAATCAATAACATCAAATATTACAAACTAATCAATAACATCAAATATCAGGTTATTAGCagacttgttgtttgtttacactttgtttccagtaaaaactaataataacttTGCAGATCAATACATCACTAGCTTGTGTCAATAACAGATAATCACTGATAAATATTGATCCCGACACACAGGAAGTCTTCAGTATTTCGGCCTCTTCACGTCAACCCTGAAAGACNNNNNNNNNNGATCATTGGATGGATAAAATCTatgaattttttaaatgaatgtatctATTTTTACTTCCCTTATGGTGACAGTTTCGTTGAGTAAGGTCAGATCTTCTTCCAGTCAGTGCATTCCCTGAATTTATTCCAGTATGAGTTACTAGTACACTAATAGTCTGTACTACTATACCGTAGTAGCATGTATGTAGTAGTactagtattagtagtattagtttTATTAGTATAGTAGTCGTAGCAGTAGTAGATTAgtgtagtagtaggagtagtagcagtagtagtataGCAGTAGAGTATTAGTAGTGTTGTAgtgtattttgttattattatattattagtagtagtgtagtagcagtggtagtattagtagtattagtagcaCTAgttagtactagtagtagtttAGCAGTACTGATAGTAGTctagtagcagtagtattagtagtataaGTAGTAGTTGTAGCAGTATTATGTGTATTAGTAGTAGCAgtattatagtagtagtagtagtagtagtagtagcagtagtatagtagtagtagtagtagttgtgtggtattatattattattagtagtagcaggtagt encodes the following:
- the LOC104936338 gene encoding dachshund homolog 2, producing the protein MAGSSNTPLSRTSTPPTDSLFHSDAPYSAPNLASSPHLPAARLAGAFLSGRVPVSVNGTSGGGGAAPSHTECKMVEVHGVKVASFTVNGVELICLPQVFELFLKHLVGGLHTVYTKLKRLDISPVVCTVEQVRVLRGLGAIQPGVNRCKLITRADFETLYRDCTNASSRPGRPPKRTLGVTTMTDGSRLLPHGLISPALLSQTGLTAAAMAEALKLQKMRMMMGFHGNCDQQRHHNGAESENDDTGGSEGSWEKEQRLLSPPPSSVVVPPPGSASLHLNTLQQHSTLLANRLSDLPFMVMPHPLLPVGLPPASVAMAMNQMSQLSSLANVAAVSHFQREEIKESPLGSPSPCPSPSDDELHPQEPTSQSPSRASSSSFSSPPPAAHTPELDCEIAEQENNMKKVLKEKDDSLLPLPLLKPAYEKLPLTSQPLSINHANPTFTPFLLAEGLSSMETLLTNIQGLLKVAVQSARSQDKQNQMERKELKLELERERDARQTLQRQLSSELQTRVTIQRRLKKEKKAKRKLQEALDFESRRREQVERALKHSDSLTDAVNPESELENKQQENSATQEKRPFIKAPLLF